One Roseomonas gilardii subsp. gilardii genomic region harbors:
- a CDS encoding amino acid ABC transporter substrate-binding protein, translated as MKRLLLALAACTAALLAGPGPARAGATLDAIRARGQLVCGIHTGVAGFALPDLRGVWQGLDVDLCRGLAVALFNDAGKVRFTPLPSSSRFTALASGEIDVLFRTSTETMLRDVTLGLRAITPYFYDGHGFMVRANAGISKAAELNGATICLIQGTTNEQVTADYFRSQGLTFSPVLFQRNDQASDALQANRCDAFGTDASQLAAVRSSMPNPAEWAILGERFSKEPYGPYVRRGDDEWYDVVRWYVNAVIQAEESGVTAANAEEVKRSTTNPDTRRLLGVTPELGQSLKLDPDWVVRVVKAVGNYGEMYDRHMGPKTPVGLARGPNELWTRGGLLYALPMR; from the coding sequence ATGAAGCGCCTTCTTCTTGCCCTGGCCGCCTGCACGGCCGCGTTGCTTGCAGGTCCAGGCCCTGCCCGGGCTGGGGCCACGCTGGACGCGATCCGCGCGCGAGGGCAGCTCGTCTGCGGCATCCATACCGGCGTGGCGGGCTTCGCGCTGCCGGATCTGCGCGGCGTGTGGCAGGGGCTGGATGTGGATCTGTGCCGGGGCCTCGCCGTGGCGCTGTTCAACGATGCCGGCAAGGTGCGCTTCACGCCGCTGCCATCCTCCAGCCGCTTCACGGCGCTGGCCTCGGGCGAGATCGACGTGCTGTTCCGCACCAGCACGGAAACGATGCTGCGCGACGTGACGCTCGGGTTGCGGGCGATCACGCCGTATTTCTATGACGGGCACGGCTTCATGGTCCGCGCCAATGCCGGTATTTCGAAGGCAGCCGAACTGAACGGCGCCACGATCTGCCTGATCCAGGGCACGACCAACGAGCAGGTGACGGCGGATTATTTCCGCAGCCAGGGCCTGACCTTCAGCCCGGTGCTGTTCCAGCGGAACGACCAGGCCTCGGACGCGCTGCAGGCCAATCGCTGCGATGCCTTCGGCACGGATGCCTCGCAGCTCGCGGCGGTGCGTTCCTCCATGCCCAATCCCGCGGAATGGGCGATCCTGGGGGAACGTTTCTCCAAAGAGCCCTATGGCCCCTATGTCCGGCGCGGCGACGACGAGTGGTACGACGTGGTGCGCTGGTACGTGAACGCGGTGATCCAGGCGGAGGAGAGCGGCGTCACCGCCGCCAATGCGGAGGAGGTGAAGCGGAGCACGACCAACCCGGACACGCGCCGCCTGCTGGGGGTGACACCGGAGCTGGGGCAGTCGTTGAAGCTGGACCCGGACTGGGTGGTTCGGGTGGTGAAGGCGGTCGGCAATTACGGCGAGATGTATGATCGCCACATGGGGCCGAAGACGCCGGTCGGGCT
- a CDS encoding histidine kinase famiy protein, with the protein MNDRTDFPESIPHGESPRNSRHDPRPDPAAAGGRRQSIAPESEADRGAVTAGDAGQMPDGRDIFFAAIQTTRMPMIVTDPRQQDNPIVFANNAFVQMAGYERREVIGRNCRFLQGPETDRDTVAAVREAIEARQEVAVEILNYRKDGSSFWNALFVSPVFDSDGTLVYFFASQLDVSRRRDAEEGLRQAQKMEALGQLTGGIAHDFNNLLQVVLGYVDVLRGMAGERGDARSLRAVSRIEEASRRGAVLTQQLLAFARKQQLDGRPVNLNQLVQTLSGMAERVLGEAVEIRHDLSPGLWTGRLDPVQAELALLNVLINARDAMRDGGTVTIRTANLEAGRPGEGGEFGDLPPGRYAVLSVSDNGEGMPQEVLSRVMEPFFTTKEEGKGSGLGLSMVYGFMKQSGGAVRIRSTVGQGTVVSLVFPVTEQEAAPGAAPRPARREDLAHGETILVVEDRAEVAELARLLLEDAGYGVLVAGNGREGLQRLEQAGRVDLLFTDLIMPGGMNGVALAREARRRRPHLKVLLTTGYAEAGMERQDVGSSGFELINKPYRRAELLRRVRQVLEGPTGVG; encoded by the coding sequence ATGAACGATCGGACGGACTTCCCCGAGAGCATCCCCCATGGGGAATCCCCCAGGAATTCCCGTCACGACCCCAGGCCCGACCCTGCGGCGGCCGGCGGCCGGCGGCAGTCCATCGCGCCGGAGAGCGAGGCGGATCGCGGGGCGGTGACGGCCGGGGACGCAGGGCAGATGCCGGATGGGCGCGACATCTTCTTCGCCGCCATCCAGACCACCCGGATGCCCATGATCGTGACCGATCCGCGGCAGCAGGACAATCCGATCGTCTTCGCCAACAACGCCTTCGTGCAGATGGCCGGCTATGAGCGGAGGGAAGTGATCGGACGGAACTGCCGCTTCCTGCAGGGGCCGGAGACTGACCGCGACACCGTGGCGGCGGTGCGGGAGGCCATCGAGGCGCGGCAGGAGGTGGCGGTGGAGATCCTGAACTACCGCAAGGACGGCTCATCCTTCTGGAACGCGCTTTTCGTCAGCCCGGTCTTCGATTCCGACGGGACGCTGGTCTATTTCTTCGCCAGCCAACTCGACGTCTCGCGCCGCCGGGATGCGGAGGAGGGGCTGCGGCAGGCTCAGAAGATGGAGGCGCTGGGCCAGCTCACCGGCGGCATCGCCCATGATTTCAACAACCTGCTGCAGGTGGTGCTGGGCTATGTGGATGTGCTGCGCGGGATGGCCGGGGAGAGGGGCGATGCCCGCTCCCTGCGGGCGGTGTCGCGGATCGAGGAAGCCAGCCGCCGCGGGGCGGTGCTGACGCAGCAACTCCTGGCCTTCGCCCGCAAGCAGCAGCTCGACGGGCGGCCGGTGAACCTGAACCAGCTCGTGCAGACGCTGAGCGGCATGGCGGAGCGGGTGCTGGGGGAGGCAGTGGAGATCCGGCACGACTTGTCGCCGGGGCTGTGGACCGGCCGGCTGGACCCGGTGCAGGCGGAGCTGGCGCTGCTGAACGTGCTGATCAACGCGCGGGACGCGATGCGGGATGGCGGCACGGTGACCATCCGCACCGCCAATCTGGAGGCCGGCCGGCCGGGGGAGGGTGGCGAGTTCGGTGACCTCCCGCCAGGGCGCTATGCGGTGCTGAGCGTGTCGGACAACGGCGAGGGCATGCCGCAGGAGGTGCTGAGCCGGGTGATGGAGCCCTTCTTCACCACCAAGGAGGAGGGCAAGGGCAGCGGGCTGGGCCTGTCGATGGTCTATGGCTTCATGAAGCAGTCCGGCGGCGCGGTCCGCATCCGCAGCACGGTGGGCCAGGGTACGGTGGTGAGCCTGGTTTTTCCCGTGACGGAGCAGGAGGCGGCGCCGGGCGCCGCCCCGCGGCCGGCACGGCGGGAGGATCTGGCGCATGGCGAGACGATCCTCGTGGTCGAGGACCGCGCCGAGGTCGCGGAACTGGCGCGGCTGCTGCTGGAGGATGCGGGCTATGGCGTGCTGGTGGCGGGCAATGGCCGGGAAGGGTTGCAGCGGCTGGAGCAGGCGGGGCGGGTGGACCTGCTCTTCACCGACCTGATCATGCCGGGCGGCATGAACGGCGTCGCCCTGGCGCGGGAGGCGCGGCGGCGGCGGCCGCATCTGAAGGTGCTGCTGACCACCGGCTATGCGGAGGCAGGAATGGAGCGCCAGGATGTCGGGAGCAGCGGCTTCGAGCTGATCAACAAGCCCTATCGCCGGGCGGAACTGCTGCGCCGGGTGCGGCAGGTGCTGGAAGGGCCGACCGGGGTGGGGTGA
- the uvrB gene encoding excinuclease ABC subunit UvrB: protein MNLMTASAPILFQPPRRPATEPQKPLRVESPYQPAGDQPTAIADLVAGLRQGERDQVLLGVTGSGKTFTMAKVIEAVQRPTLILAPNKTLAAQLYGEMKSFFPDNAVEYFVSYYDYYQPEAYVPRTDTYIEKDSAINEQIDRMRHSATQALLERGDVVIVSSVSCIYGIGSVETYGNMTVRLEQGGRIARDTLLKALVELQYRRNDAAFARGTFRVRGETVDVWPSHMEDRAWRISLFGDEVDGLREFDPLTGEVSGEMERIAIYANSHYVTPRPTLIQAIRQIKLELRQRLDELNAAGRLLEAQRLEQRTTFDIEMLETTGVCKGIENYSRYLSGRGPGEPPPTLFEYLPANALLVVDESHVTVPQIGGMYRGDFARKSILAEHGFRLPSCMDNRPLKFEEWESFRPNTIFVSATPGPWEMERTAGTFAEQVIRPTGLIDPVCEIRPVEGQVDDLLAECRAIRDKGGRVLVTTLTKRMAEDLTEYMTETGIKVRYLHSDVDTLERIEIIRDLRKGVFDVLVGINLLREGLDIPECALVAILDADKEGFLRSTTSLIQTIGRAARNAEGRVILYADRMTNSLTNALGETERRRAKQMAYNEEHGITPQTIRRDISDVLQSVYEQDYVTVEAVEGSETAEFVGKDLRASIAELERRMRAAAADLEFETAARLRDEIKRLEAMELGLDTGPVTHAKDIRAKGDWRPKPLGPGGGGYDPKKTTRGGRSRGQRAAARKG from the coding sequence ATGAACCTGATGACCGCCTCCGCCCCCATCCTGTTCCAGCCACCGAGGCGCCCGGCCACCGAGCCGCAGAAGCCGCTGCGGGTGGAATCCCCCTATCAGCCCGCCGGTGACCAGCCCACCGCCATCGCCGACCTCGTCGCCGGCCTGCGGCAGGGGGAGCGCGACCAGGTCCTGCTCGGCGTCACCGGCTCGGGCAAGACCTTCACCATGGCCAAGGTCATCGAGGCCGTGCAGCGCCCAACCCTGATCCTGGCGCCCAACAAGACCCTCGCGGCCCAGCTCTATGGAGAGATGAAGTCCTTCTTCCCCGACAACGCGGTGGAATACTTCGTCTCCTACTACGACTACTACCAGCCGGAAGCCTATGTCCCGCGCACGGACACCTATATCGAGAAGGATTCCGCGATCAACGAACAGATCGACCGCATGCGCCACAGCGCCACCCAGGCGCTGCTGGAACGCGGCGACGTCGTGATCGTCTCCTCCGTCTCCTGCATCTATGGCATCGGCTCGGTCGAGACCTACGGCAACATGACCGTGCGCCTCGAACAGGGCGGCCGCATCGCCCGCGACACGCTGCTCAAGGCCCTGGTGGAACTCCAGTACCGCCGCAACGACGCCGCCTTCGCCCGCGGCACCTTCCGCGTGCGCGGAGAGACGGTGGATGTCTGGCCCTCCCACATGGAGGACCGCGCCTGGCGCATCTCCCTCTTCGGCGACGAGGTGGACGGGCTGCGCGAGTTCGACCCGCTGACCGGCGAGGTCTCCGGCGAGATGGAGCGCATCGCCATCTACGCCAACTCGCACTACGTCACCCCGCGCCCGACGCTCATCCAGGCGATCCGGCAGATCAAGCTGGAGCTCAGGCAGCGCCTCGACGAGCTCAACGCCGCCGGCCGCCTGCTGGAGGCCCAGCGCCTGGAACAGCGCACCACCTTCGACATCGAGATGCTGGAAACCACCGGCGTCTGCAAGGGCATCGAGAACTACAGCCGCTACCTCTCCGGCCGCGGCCCCGGCGAGCCGCCGCCGACCCTCTTCGAATACCTCCCCGCCAACGCCCTCCTCGTCGTCGATGAGAGCCATGTCACGGTCCCGCAGATCGGCGGCATGTACCGGGGCGACTTCGCGCGCAAATCCATCCTGGCCGAGCACGGCTTCCGCCTGCCCTCCTGCATGGACAACCGCCCCCTGAAGTTCGAGGAGTGGGAGAGCTTCCGGCCCAATACGATCTTCGTCTCCGCCACCCCCGGCCCCTGGGAGATGGAGCGCACCGCCGGCACCTTCGCCGAGCAGGTGATCCGCCCCACCGGCCTGATCGACCCGGTCTGCGAGATCCGCCCGGTGGAAGGCCAGGTGGACGACCTCCTCGCCGAATGCCGCGCCATCCGCGACAAGGGCGGCCGCGTCCTCGTCACCACGCTCACCAAGCGCATGGCCGAGGATCTCACCGAGTACATGACGGAAACGGGCATCAAGGTCCGCTACCTGCACTCGGACGTGGACACGCTGGAGCGCATCGAGATCATCCGCGATCTCCGCAAGGGCGTCTTCGACGTGCTCGTCGGCATCAACCTGCTGCGCGAGGGTTTGGACATCCCCGAATGCGCCCTCGTCGCCATCCTCGATGCCGACAAGGAAGGCTTCCTCCGCTCCACCACCTCGCTGATCCAGACCATCGGCCGCGCCGCCCGCAACGCGGAAGGCCGCGTCATCCTCTACGCCGACCGGATGACCAACAGCCTGACCAACGCGCTGGGCGAGACCGAGCGCCGCCGCGCCAAGCAGATGGCCTATAACGAGGAACACGGCATCACGCCGCAGACCATCCGCCGCGACATCTCCGACGTTCTGCAATCCGTCTATGAGCAGGACTACGTCACGGTGGAAGCGGTCGAGGGTTCCGAAACGGCGGAGTTCGTCGGCAAGGACCTGCGCGCCTCGATCGCCGAGCTCGAACGCCGCATGCGCGCCGCCGCCGCCGACCTGGAGTTCGAGACCGCCGCCCGCCTGCGCGACGAGATCAAGCGCCTGGAGGCCATGGAACTTGGCCTCGACACAGGCCCCGTCACCCACGCGAAGGACATCCGCGCCAAGGGCGACTGGCGCCCCAAGCCCCTTGGCCCCGGCGGCGGCGGCTACGATCCCAAGAAGACCACCCGCGGCGGCCGCTCCCGTGGCCAGCGCGCGGCGGCCCGCAAGGGCTGA
- a CDS encoding SRPBCC family protein: protein MDQKISIQRPAEEVFAYVADTAHIPHWVPQLRRDDGNLPDSGLTADEDARTIRWDFDPPGEWRVTGQGESAVLHLHVDAAAALPSDPTEEETPQEALAHGMEAALQSLKSHLEGADGGDPEEPSNDAPSRLYGHSATQDPNL, encoded by the coding sequence ATGGACCAGAAGATTTCCATCCAGCGCCCCGCCGAGGAGGTCTTCGCCTATGTCGCGGACACCGCGCATATCCCGCACTGGGTGCCGCAACTGCGCCGCGACGATGGCAACCTGCCGGACTCCGGCCTGACCGCCGACGAGGACGCCCGCACCATCCGCTGGGACTTCGACCCGCCGGGCGAATGGCGGGTCACGGGCCAGGGCGAGAGCGCCGTGCTGCACCTGCATGTCGATGCCGCCGCCGCCCTGCCTTCCGACCCCACGGAGGAGGAAACCCCGCAGGAAGCGCTGGCCCATGGCATGGAGGCGGCGCTGCAAAGCCTGAAGTCGCATCTGGAAGGCGCCGATGGCGGCGACCCGGAGGAGCCCAGCAACGACGCCCCCAGCCGCCTCTACGGCCACAGCGCCACGCAGGACCCGAATCTCTGA